A single Calypte anna isolate BGI_N300 chromosome 5A, bCalAnn1_v1.p, whole genome shotgun sequence DNA region contains:
- the CDKN3 gene encoding cyclin-dependent kinase inhibitor 3 isoform X2: MGIPAVPSGQGGLRPPGEFLALLPPQPCTMQAGDFDSSDDEAAEEDLRPLHISWLSLSPVYSSEFLGLCSLPGCRFKDIRRNLQKDLEELKSHGTQDVFVLCTRGELLKYRVPNLLDAYQQHGICVHHHPIPDGDAPDIAQCCKILEELRSCLESNRKTIIHCYGGLGRSCLIAACLLLQLSDALAPQEAIERLRNLRGSGAIQTIKYNYLHDFRDTLTAHLATKDRILRSVSR; encoded by the exons ATGGGGATCCCCGCGGTCCCCTCAGGGCAAGGCGGGCTCCGGCCCCCAGGTGAGTTCCTCGCTCTCCTCCCGCCGCAGCCCTGCACCATGCAAGCGGGTGATTTCGACTCCTCGGACGACGAGGCCGCTGAGGAGGACCTGAGGCCGCTTCACATCTCCTG GCTGTCTTTGTCTCCTGTCTACTCCTCTGAGTTTCTGGGATTATGTTCCCTTCCAG GTTGCAGGTTTAAGGATATCAGGAGAAATCTCCAGAAAGATCTTG AGGAACTCAAGAGCCATGGGACCCAAGATGTGTTTGTGCTTTGTACCAGAGGAGAGCTCTTAAAATACCGAGTGCCAAACCTTCTAGATGCTTACCAACAGCATGGGATCTGTGTGCACCACCACCCTATTCCTGATGGGGATGCTCCTGACATTGCCCAGTGCTGCAAAATCCTGGAAGagctcaggagctgcctggaaagTAACCGGAAAACAATCATTCA ctGTTATGGTGGCCTCGGACGCTCATGTCTCA TAGCTGCGTGTCTCCTGCTTCAGCTTTCGGATGCTCTGGCACCCCAGGAAGCAATAGAGAGACTGAGGAACCTGAGAGGCTCTGGGGCCATACAGACCATCAAG TACAATTACCTCCATGACTTCAGGGACACCCTCACTGCCCACCTGGCCACCAAGGACAGGATATTGAGATCTGTATCCCGGTAA
- the CDKN3 gene encoding cyclin-dependent kinase inhibitor 3 isoform X5, translating to MVKPPCTMQAGDFDSSDDEAAEEDLRPLHISWLSLSPVYSSEFLGLCSLPGCRFKDIRRNLQKDLEELKSHGTQDVFVLCTRGELLKYRVPNLLDAYQQHGICVHHHPIPDGDAPDIAQCCKILEELRSCLESNRKTIIHCYGGLGRSCLIAACLLLQLSDALAPQEAIERLRNLRGSGAIQTIKQYNYLHDFRDTLTAHLATKDRILRSVSR from the exons ATGGTGAAGCCG CCCTGCACCATGCAAGCGGGTGATTTCGACTCCTCGGACGACGAGGCCGCTGAGGAGGACCTGAGGCCGCTTCACATCTCCTG GCTGTCTTTGTCTCCTGTCTACTCCTCTGAGTTTCTGGGATTATGTTCCCTTCCAG GTTGCAGGTTTAAGGATATCAGGAGAAATCTCCAGAAAGATCTTG AGGAACTCAAGAGCCATGGGACCCAAGATGTGTTTGTGCTTTGTACCAGAGGAGAGCTCTTAAAATACCGAGTGCCAAACCTTCTAGATGCTTACCAACAGCATGGGATCTGTGTGCACCACCACCCTATTCCTGATGGGGATGCTCCTGACATTGCCCAGTGCTGCAAAATCCTGGAAGagctcaggagctgcctggaaagTAACCGGAAAACAATCATTCA ctGTTATGGTGGCCTCGGACGCTCATGTCTCA TAGCTGCGTGTCTCCTGCTTCAGCTTTCGGATGCTCTGGCACCCCAGGAAGCAATAGAGAGACTGAGGAACCTGAGAGGCTCTGGGGCCATACAGACCATCAAG CAGTACAATTACCTCCATGACTTCAGGGACACCCTCACTGCCCACCTGGCCACCAAGGACAGGATATTGAGATCTGTATCCCGGTAA
- the CDKN3 gene encoding cyclin-dependent kinase inhibitor 3 isoform X1: MGIPAVPSGQGGLRPPGEFLALLPPQPCTMQAGDFDSSDDEAAEEDLRPLHISWLSLSPVYSSEFLGLCSLPGCRFKDIRRNLQKDLEELKSHGTQDVFVLCTRGELLKYRVPNLLDAYQQHGICVHHHPIPDGDAPDIAQCCKILEELRSCLESNRKTIIHCYGGLGRSCLIAACLLLQLSDALAPQEAIERLRNLRGSGAIQTIKQYNYLHDFRDTLTAHLATKDRILRSVSR; encoded by the exons ATGGGGATCCCCGCGGTCCCCTCAGGGCAAGGCGGGCTCCGGCCCCCAGGTGAGTTCCTCGCTCTCCTCCCGCCGCAGCCCTGCACCATGCAAGCGGGTGATTTCGACTCCTCGGACGACGAGGCCGCTGAGGAGGACCTGAGGCCGCTTCACATCTCCTG GCTGTCTTTGTCTCCTGTCTACTCCTCTGAGTTTCTGGGATTATGTTCCCTTCCAG GTTGCAGGTTTAAGGATATCAGGAGAAATCTCCAGAAAGATCTTG AGGAACTCAAGAGCCATGGGACCCAAGATGTGTTTGTGCTTTGTACCAGAGGAGAGCTCTTAAAATACCGAGTGCCAAACCTTCTAGATGCTTACCAACAGCATGGGATCTGTGTGCACCACCACCCTATTCCTGATGGGGATGCTCCTGACATTGCCCAGTGCTGCAAAATCCTGGAAGagctcaggagctgcctggaaagTAACCGGAAAACAATCATTCA ctGTTATGGTGGCCTCGGACGCTCATGTCTCA TAGCTGCGTGTCTCCTGCTTCAGCTTTCGGATGCTCTGGCACCCCAGGAAGCAATAGAGAGACTGAGGAACCTGAGAGGCTCTGGGGCCATACAGACCATCAAG CAGTACAATTACCTCCATGACTTCAGGGACACCCTCACTGCCCACCTGGCCACCAAGGACAGGATATTGAGATCTGTATCCCGGTAA
- the CDKN3 gene encoding cyclin-dependent kinase inhibitor 3 isoform X3: MGIPAVPSGQGGLRPPGEFLALLPPQPCTMQAGDFDSSDDEAAEEDLRPLHISWLSLSPVYSSEFLGLCSLPGCRFKDIRRNLQKDLEELKSHGTQDVFVLCTRGELLKYRVPNLLDAYQQHGICVHHHPIPDGDAPDIAQCCKILEELRSCLESNRKTIIHCYGGLGRSCLTACLLLQLSDALAPQEAIERLRNLRGSGAIQTIKQYNYLHDFRDTLTAHLATKDRILRSVSR, translated from the exons ATGGGGATCCCCGCGGTCCCCTCAGGGCAAGGCGGGCTCCGGCCCCCAGGTGAGTTCCTCGCTCTCCTCCCGCCGCAGCCCTGCACCATGCAAGCGGGTGATTTCGACTCCTCGGACGACGAGGCCGCTGAGGAGGACCTGAGGCCGCTTCACATCTCCTG GCTGTCTTTGTCTCCTGTCTACTCCTCTGAGTTTCTGGGATTATGTTCCCTTCCAG GTTGCAGGTTTAAGGATATCAGGAGAAATCTCCAGAAAGATCTTG AGGAACTCAAGAGCCATGGGACCCAAGATGTGTTTGTGCTTTGTACCAGAGGAGAGCTCTTAAAATACCGAGTGCCAAACCTTCTAGATGCTTACCAACAGCATGGGATCTGTGTGCACCACCACCCTATTCCTGATGGGGATGCTCCTGACATTGCCCAGTGCTGCAAAATCCTGGAAGagctcaggagctgcctggaaagTAACCGGAAAACAATCATTCA ctGTTATGGTGGCCTCGGACGCTCATGTCTCA CTGCGTGTCTCCTGCTTCAGCTTTCGGATGCTCTGGCACCCCAGGAAGCAATAGAGAGACTGAGGAACCTGAGAGGCTCTGGGGCCATACAGACCATCAAG CAGTACAATTACCTCCATGACTTCAGGGACACCCTCACTGCCCACCTGGCCACCAAGGACAGGATATTGAGATCTGTATCCCGGTAA
- the CDKN3 gene encoding cyclin-dependent kinase inhibitor 3 isoform X4, which translates to MGIPAVPSGQGGLRPPGEFLALLPPQPCTMQAGDFDSSDDEAAEEDLRPLHISWLSLSPVYSSEFLGLCSLPGCRFKDIRRNLQKDLEELKSHGTQDVFVLCTRGELLKYRVPNLLDAYQQHGICVHHHPIPDGDAPDIAQCCKILEELRSCLESNRKTIIHCYGGLGRSCLIAACLLLQLSDALAPQEAIERLRNLRGSGAIQTIKVMSSTITSMTSGTPSLPTWPPRTGY; encoded by the exons ATGGGGATCCCCGCGGTCCCCTCAGGGCAAGGCGGGCTCCGGCCCCCAGGTGAGTTCCTCGCTCTCCTCCCGCCGCAGCCCTGCACCATGCAAGCGGGTGATTTCGACTCCTCGGACGACGAGGCCGCTGAGGAGGACCTGAGGCCGCTTCACATCTCCTG GCTGTCTTTGTCTCCTGTCTACTCCTCTGAGTTTCTGGGATTATGTTCCCTTCCAG GTTGCAGGTTTAAGGATATCAGGAGAAATCTCCAGAAAGATCTTG AGGAACTCAAGAGCCATGGGACCCAAGATGTGTTTGTGCTTTGTACCAGAGGAGAGCTCTTAAAATACCGAGTGCCAAACCTTCTAGATGCTTACCAACAGCATGGGATCTGTGTGCACCACCACCCTATTCCTGATGGGGATGCTCCTGACATTGCCCAGTGCTGCAAAATCCTGGAAGagctcaggagctgcctggaaagTAACCGGAAAACAATCATTCA ctGTTATGGTGGCCTCGGACGCTCATGTCTCA TAGCTGCGTGTCTCCTGCTTCAGCTTTCGGATGCTCTGGCACCCCAGGAAGCAATAGAGAGACTGAGGAACCTGAGAGGCTCTGGGGCCATACAGACCATCAAGGTAATGAG CAGTACAATTACCTCCATGACTTCAGGGACACCCTCACTGCCCACCTGGCCACCAAGGACAGGATATTGA
- the CDKN3 gene encoding cyclin-dependent kinase inhibitor 3 isoform X6 — MGIPAVPSGQGGLRPPGEFLALLPPQPCTMQAGDFDSSDDEAAEEDLRPLHISWLSLSPVYSSEFLGLCSLPGCRFKDIRRNLQKDLEELKSHGTQDVFVLCTRGELLKYRVPNLLDAYQQHGICVHHHPIPDGDAPDIAQCCKILEELRSCLESNRKTIIHSTITSMTSGTPSLPTWPPRTGY; from the exons ATGGGGATCCCCGCGGTCCCCTCAGGGCAAGGCGGGCTCCGGCCCCCAGGTGAGTTCCTCGCTCTCCTCCCGCCGCAGCCCTGCACCATGCAAGCGGGTGATTTCGACTCCTCGGACGACGAGGCCGCTGAGGAGGACCTGAGGCCGCTTCACATCTCCTG GCTGTCTTTGTCTCCTGTCTACTCCTCTGAGTTTCTGGGATTATGTTCCCTTCCAG GTTGCAGGTTTAAGGATATCAGGAGAAATCTCCAGAAAGATCTTG AGGAACTCAAGAGCCATGGGACCCAAGATGTGTTTGTGCTTTGTACCAGAGGAGAGCTCTTAAAATACCGAGTGCCAAACCTTCTAGATGCTTACCAACAGCATGGGATCTGTGTGCACCACCACCCTATTCCTGATGGGGATGCTCCTGACATTGCCCAGTGCTGCAAAATCCTGGAAGagctcaggagctgcctggaaagTAACCGGAAAACAATCATTCA CAGTACAATTACCTCCATGACTTCAGGGACACCCTCACTGCCCACCTGGCCACCAAGGACAGGATATTGA